In Candidatus Sedimenticola sp. (ex Thyasira tokunagai), the following proteins share a genomic window:
- the cas5c gene encoding type I-C CRISPR-associated protein Cas5c — protein MTQGVKLLVSGDYACWTRPEMKAERVSYDVMTPSGARGILEAIYWKPQIRWVIDRIHVLAPIRFTNIRRNEVGQKLSAANVKKAMNGGDQVIALYADDPKNRQQRASLLLTNVRYGIEAHFEIIDSKESDGKVTANPAAKHLDQFNRRVRKGQCFHRPYLGTREFAAHFEPAEGAFPACPDDLQGARDLGFMLHDIDFADNMTPCFFRARMQDGVIDVPTCLSETGGTLA, from the coding sequence ATGACACAAGGTGTGAAATTGCTTGTCAGCGGCGACTATGCCTGCTGGACCCGCCCGGAGATGAAGGCCGAACGGGTCTCCTATGATGTGATGACCCCCTCCGGCGCCCGTGGCATTCTGGAGGCCATCTACTGGAAGCCGCAGATCCGTTGGGTGATCGACCGGATTCATGTGCTGGCGCCAATCAGGTTCACCAATATCCGGCGTAACGAAGTTGGACAGAAACTCTCCGCTGCCAATGTGAAAAAGGCAATGAACGGCGGTGATCAAGTCATTGCCCTCTACGCCGATGACCCAAAGAACCGCCAGCAACGCGCCTCTCTTCTTTTGACCAATGTCCGTTATGGCATTGAGGCCCACTTTGAGATAATCGACTCAAAGGAAAGCGACGGGAAAGTCACTGCCAACCCAGCCGCCAAGCACCTTGATCAATTCAACCGCCGTGTGCGCAAGGGGCAGTGTTTCCACCGGCCCTATTTGGGTACTCGGGAGTTTGCCGCCCACTTTGAGCCTGCTGAGGGTGCCTTTCCCGCCTGCCCAGATGATCTGCAGGGTGCCAGGGATCTAGGCTTCATGCTCCATGATATCGATTTTGCCGACAATATGACTCCATGCTTCTTTCGCGCCCGAATGCAAGATGGCGTGATCGACGTGCCCACCTGTCTGAGTGAAACCGGAGGAACGCTGGCATGA
- a CDS encoding IS110 family transposase yields the protein MGKQSIQCEVILGVDTHLDMHVGVIIDSHGKMLDVLSIETNGTGYQHLLKWASSFGNLSRAGVEGTGTYGAGLARFLSEHEVEVLEINRPDRSMRRFYGKSDPTDAESAARSVLAGKAQSIPKLQSGAAEAMRIASVARRSAVKARTQTINQLRSLLVSAPENIRARLWKSNPGQCVQGCLHLRTLGKTISLKTLATTLRLLARRWMYLTAELKDLDDTLEHLTNSAAKRLRRQFGIGPQTAATLLSVAGDNPERLHSEAALAALCGVNPLQASSGKTVRHRLNRGGSRSANNALWTIAMVRMRSDPRTRTYVARRTAEGKSTKEISRCLKRYIVRELYPLNLADLNDAAVVT from the coding sequence ATGGGTAAACAATCGATACAGTGTGAAGTCATACTTGGCGTTGATACGCATCTGGACATGCATGTGGGAGTGATTATTGACAGTCATGGAAAAATGCTTGATGTACTGTCCATAGAAACAAATGGCACTGGCTATCAGCACTTATTAAAATGGGCGTCATCGTTCGGCAATTTATCACGCGCAGGAGTAGAAGGTACTGGAACATATGGAGCAGGCCTTGCTAGATTCCTATCTGAACACGAGGTAGAGGTCCTGGAAATCAATCGTCCTGATCGTTCTATGCGACGATTCTATGGCAAATCGGATCCGACGGATGCGGAGAGTGCCGCTCGATCCGTGCTGGCAGGTAAAGCGCAGTCTATTCCGAAGTTACAATCAGGTGCTGCAGAGGCTATGCGTATCGCATCAGTTGCAAGGCGGAGCGCGGTAAAGGCGAGAACACAGACGATTAATCAATTGCGTTCATTGCTGGTGTCTGCTCCAGAGAATATACGAGCTAGGCTTTGGAAGTCGAATCCAGGACAGTGTGTTCAAGGTTGTTTGCATCTCCGGACTCTCGGTAAAACAATTTCACTAAAGACGCTGGCTACAACACTTCGTCTACTCGCCAGGCGGTGGATGTACCTAACAGCTGAACTTAAAGATCTGGATGATACACTGGAGCACTTAACAAATAGCGCAGCAAAGCGGTTACGTCGACAGTTTGGCATTGGGCCACAAACAGCAGCGACGTTGCTGTCAGTCGCTGGTGACAATCCTGAACGGCTACATAGCGAAGCTGCTCTAGCAGCTCTGTGTGGAGTAAACCCACTGCAAGCATCTTCAGGTAAGACTGTGCGTCATCGCCTCAATCGTGGAGGTAGTCGATCTGCCAATAATGCGTTGTGGACCATTGCCATGGTACGCATGCGGAGCGATCCACGCACTCGAACTTATGTTGCTCGTCGCACGGCAGAAGGAAAATCGACCAAAGAGATAAGCCGATGCTTGAAGCGTTACATCGTTCGAGAACTATACCCTCTTAACCTGGCTGATTTAAACGATGCTGCAGTAGTAACTTGA
- the cas8c gene encoding type I-C CRISPR-associated protein Cas8c/Csd1, with protein MILQSLNRLYDRLAADPAYAIASEGYSLQKIAFEVVIKADGELHQIIDVRDHSGKKPVPIQRLVPGQAKPPGSGLNPCFLWDNMAYLIGYVGKQQKQESGEKYQKRIQRTKQAFGEFRDQHLALEDEISDPAFSSVCRFLEQWQSEQDTEQPVLNELTSGFGLFRLLAETNYVHERPTIEAWWKQQSPGNTSAKKESMCLITGEYLPVASIHEPAIKGVGGAQSSGAKVVSFNCDAFTSYGKDQSQNAPVSESAAFRYSTVLNALLGGPLSHRHRISLGDTTIVFWTGEKTYTENFLGELLSGHFLSNEAQNPATLQQIEVLLKALREGGGALRGLDDDPSTPIYLLGLAPNAARLSVRFWHTDTLGHFIDCLKSHYDDLHIIRCQPWRAKRRLVIPGSREAALLTRRARSAPEGKQSRHPNTASSQWELTAKR; from the coding sequence ATGATCCTGCAATCACTCAACCGGCTCTATGATCGGCTTGCCGCTGATCCTGCATACGCCATAGCGTCTGAGGGTTATAGCCTGCAAAAGATCGCCTTCGAGGTGGTGATTAAAGCCGATGGTGAACTACATCAGATTATCGATGTGCGGGATCACAGCGGGAAGAAGCCAGTACCGATTCAGCGGCTGGTTCCCGGGCAGGCTAAACCGCCAGGATCTGGGCTAAACCCTTGTTTTCTTTGGGACAATATGGCCTATCTCATTGGATATGTCGGTAAGCAGCAGAAACAGGAGTCGGGTGAGAAATACCAGAAGCGCATTCAGCGCACAAAGCAGGCATTTGGTGAATTTCGCGATCAGCATCTGGCACTGGAGGATGAAATTAGCGATCCTGCTTTCTCCTCCGTCTGTCGGTTCCTGGAACAGTGGCAATCTGAACAGGATACCGAACAGCCAGTATTAAATGAATTGACCAGTGGCTTTGGATTATTCCGGCTGCTCGCCGAGACGAATTATGTACATGAACGACCAACAATAGAGGCTTGGTGGAAGCAACAAAGCCCCGGCAACACGAGTGCAAAAAAAGAATCCATGTGTCTAATTACCGGTGAGTATTTGCCGGTAGCATCGATTCATGAACCAGCCATCAAAGGTGTAGGTGGCGCTCAATCATCCGGTGCTAAGGTAGTCTCATTTAATTGTGATGCCTTTACCTCGTATGGTAAGGATCAAAGCCAGAATGCCCCGGTATCAGAATCAGCAGCATTCCGTTACAGCACGGTACTAAATGCGTTGCTTGGCGGTCCACTGAGCCATCGTCACAGAATCAGCCTTGGTGATACAACCATTGTCTTCTGGACAGGAGAGAAGACGTACACAGAGAATTTCCTTGGTGAACTGTTGAGTGGGCATTTTTTGAGCAATGAAGCACAGAATCCAGCGACTCTCCAGCAAATAGAGGTATTGCTCAAGGCCTTGCGAGAAGGGGGTGGGGCGCTGCGCGGCCTGGATGACGATCCTTCCACGCCTATTTACCTGTTAGGTCTTGCACCTAACGCCGCAAGGCTATCAGTACGTTTCTGGCATACAGATACACTGGGGCATTTTATTGACTGCCTGAAATCGCACTATGATGATCTGCACATCATTCGCTGCCAGCCATGGAGAGCGAAGCGAAGGCTGGTAATCCCCGGTAGCCGTGAGGCCGCACTGCTTACCCGTCGTGCGCGCAGCGCGCCAGAGGGGAAGCAAAGTAGGCATCCGAACACGGCGTCCAGTCAATGGGAACTGACTGCGAAGCGGTAA
- the cas2 gene encoding CRISPR-associated endonuclease Cas2 yields MLVLVTYDVRTESPCGQRRLRRVAKTCQDYGQRVQYSVFECLVDPSQWVAMKQELLDEIDQEQDSLRFYFLGANWKRRVEHIGAKPSYDPEGSLII; encoded by the coding sequence ATGCTTGTATTAGTCACCTATGATGTTCGTACTGAGTCTCCGTGCGGTCAGAGGCGGTTACGAAGGGTTGCCAAGACCTGTCAGGACTATGGCCAGAGAGTACAATACTCTGTTTTCGAGTGCCTAGTTGATCCATCTCAGTGGGTTGCAATGAAGCAGGAGTTACTTGATGAAATTGACCAGGAACAGGACAGTCTCAGGTTTTATTTTCTTGGAGCCAACTGGAAACGCAGAGTAGAACACATAGGTGCCAAACCCTCCTATGACCCTGAAGGATCATTGATCATCTAG
- the cas7c gene encoding type I-C CRISPR-associated protein Cas7/Csd2: MQNRYDFIYLFDVKDGNPNGDPDAGNLPRVDAETGHGLVTDVCLKRKVRNFVGLAHGEEPPYEIYVKEKAVLNSQHKRAYQAFDLTPVSKKLPKKVEDAKKVTGFMCRNFFDVRTFGAVMTTEINCGQIRGPVQLTFGRSVEPVISSEHSITRMAVTNEKGQDKERTMGRKFTIPYGLYRTHGFISAPLAGQTGFSEDDLELLWRSLEQMFEHDRSAARGEMSARGLLLFKHNDRLGNAPAHALFDRVTIERADPTKPARTYNDYRMLFDGQSIDEVIKLGGEMDLGNRVTLIRRL; the protein is encoded by the coding sequence ATGCAGAACCGATACGATTTTATCTATCTATTCGATGTAAAGGACGGCAACCCAAACGGTGACCCAGATGCAGGGAACCTGCCACGGGTCGATGCCGAGACCGGCCACGGACTGGTTACTGACGTTTGTCTCAAGCGCAAAGTGCGCAATTTTGTCGGGCTCGCCCATGGTGAAGAGCCACCCTATGAGATCTATGTTAAAGAGAAGGCGGTACTCAATAGCCAGCACAAGCGCGCCTATCAGGCGTTTGATCTCACGCCAGTGTCGAAGAAACTGCCGAAGAAAGTTGAGGATGCAAAGAAAGTTACCGGATTCATGTGCAGAAACTTCTTCGACGTACGTACTTTTGGCGCGGTAATGACCACCGAAATAAACTGTGGTCAGATTCGCGGACCAGTACAGTTAACTTTTGGTCGGTCTGTGGAGCCTGTCATCTCATCAGAGCATTCCATTACCCGCATGGCAGTCACCAATGAGAAAGGCCAAGATAAAGAGCGAACCATGGGCCGTAAGTTCACCATTCCCTACGGCCTTTACCGCACCCACGGCTTCATCAGCGCCCCACTGGCCGGTCAAACCGGTTTTTCTGAAGACGACCTCGAATTGCTGTGGAGATCCCTGGAGCAGATGTTCGAGCACGACCGCTCTGCGGCCCGAGGTGAGATGAGTGCCCGGGGACTGCTGCTGTTCAAACATAATGATCGGCTTGGAAACGCACCGGCCCATGCGCTTTTTGATCGGGTTACTATCGAACGCGCTGATCCAACCAAACCGGCACGTACTTACAATGACTATCGGATGTTGTTTGATGGGCAGTCCATCGACGAGGTAATAAAGCTGGGCGGTGAGATGGATCTGGGCAATCGTGTTACGTTGATTAGGCGTCTTTGA
- the cas3 gene encoding CRISPR-associated helicase Cas3' translates to MFFAHSNPKHPEDRAKWEPLLNSDGHLEAVSQKAQVFSELAFHSFPGGAVFWTQLSQAVASWHDLGKFSEEFQNYLKVASTTGDDTHTGEMKGRVDHTSAGAQHAVSVLPSPIGAMAAYLIAGHHAGLHDGLSRRACLKNRLTKSKIPPWKVNVPAELLSPPTLKLPGIPGSNHSELAFNLAFATRVLFSCLVDADFLATESFMSPEKSEHRPTGEIDFAELDEHLTAYINQHFSSAKGSVAEARSEVLMACLSAAEGIPGLYSLTVPTGGGKTLSSLAFALRHSVRKGRGRVIYAIPFTSIIEQTAQTFREVFADFETDADELVLEHHSNFDPDDETDRSRLASENWDAPIVVTTNVQLFESLFANRTSRCRKLHRIAGSVIILDEVQTLPVTLLAPCLKALRLLVEQYGCTIVLCTATLPAIEYRANEFKIGLPQVTPIIQDAPALYERLKRVEVKNAGVLDCTQLTEHMAATKQALAIVNTRRHAADLYRCLMAQRDEEGCFHLSAAMTPEHRTDRLNEIRRRLKEDLPCQVVATQLIEAGVDVDFPVVFRALAGLDSIAQAAGRCNREGRRDSAVTWIFTPDPAEHSIPRGYLRRCADAAEQIIALNRYTDLLTLPAIEHYFRLHYWQHNDQWDASDIIGQFSLANEPTLPLRFNFASVAERFKFILDLQRPIIIANTDKGRELVERLRGTEAAGTFPPRDVVRRLQRHSVTVAEQIWRAALADGHLELLHDRYAVLTTPELHYSPKMGLQLDAAPLYDPNLIFCV, encoded by the coding sequence ATGTTTTTTGCACACAGCAACCCAAAACATCCTGAAGATAGAGCCAAGTGGGAACCATTACTGAATTCTGACGGCCACTTGGAAGCGGTTTCACAAAAAGCGCAAGTATTCAGTGAACTGGCGTTCCACTCTTTTCCCGGCGGTGCGGTTTTTTGGACCCAGCTATCTCAAGCTGTGGCTAGCTGGCATGACCTCGGGAAGTTCTCAGAGGAGTTTCAAAATTACCTGAAAGTTGCGTCTACCACGGGTGATGATACTCATACAGGCGAGATGAAGGGGCGAGTTGATCACACTAGCGCCGGTGCACAACATGCCGTATCGGTGTTGCCATCACCCATTGGTGCGATGGCTGCATATTTGATAGCGGGCCATCACGCAGGACTGCATGATGGACTGAGTCGTCGCGCCTGTCTGAAAAACCGTTTAACCAAGTCGAAAATCCCGCCCTGGAAAGTGAACGTACCTGCTGAGTTGCTGTCTCCTCCAACGCTCAAACTGCCGGGGATTCCCGGCAGCAATCATTCTGAGTTGGCATTCAATCTCGCCTTTGCAACGAGGGTGCTCTTTTCCTGCCTGGTGGATGCAGATTTTCTCGCTACCGAATCGTTCATGAGCCCGGAGAAATCCGAGCATCGACCCACCGGTGAAATTGACTTTGCCGAGCTTGATGAACATCTAACTGCCTATATCAATCAGCATTTCAGTAGTGCTAAAGGCTCAGTAGCAGAAGCTAGAAGTGAGGTGTTGATGGCTTGCTTGTCTGCCGCTGAAGGAATTCCTGGGCTCTACTCGCTGACAGTGCCCACCGGTGGTGGCAAGACACTGTCATCGCTGGCTTTCGCTCTGCGTCACTCCGTCCGCAAGGGGCGGGGACGGGTGATCTACGCCATCCCCTTCACCAGCATCATTGAGCAGACCGCCCAGACCTTCCGTGAAGTATTCGCCGATTTCGAAACAGATGCGGATGAATTGGTACTTGAGCACCACTCCAACTTCGACCCGGATGATGAAACCGACCGTTCGCGTCTGGCAAGTGAGAACTGGGATGCCCCCATTGTCGTTACCACCAACGTACAACTGTTCGAGTCGCTATTCGCCAACCGCACATCGCGTTGCCGTAAACTTCACCGCATCGCCGGTTCTGTCATCATTCTTGACGAGGTACAGACACTGCCGGTAACCCTGCTTGCACCCTGTTTAAAGGCACTGCGGCTGTTGGTCGAGCAATACGGCTGCACCATAGTGCTCTGCACAGCCACTCTACCCGCCATCGAATACCGAGCCAACGAGTTCAAAATCGGGCTACCGCAGGTAACACCGATTATCCAGGACGCCCCGGCACTCTACGAGCGACTAAAACGGGTTGAGGTCAAAAATGCCGGCGTGCTCGACTGCACTCAGCTTACCGAGCACATGGCAGCCACCAAACAGGCGCTTGCCATCGTTAATACCCGGCGCCATGCCGCCGATCTCTACCGTTGCCTGATGGCGCAACGTGATGAGGAAGGCTGCTTCCATCTGAGTGCGGCAATGACCCCCGAACATCGCACAGATCGTCTCAATGAGATCCGGCGGCGGTTGAAGGAGGATCTGCCCTGCCAAGTGGTTGCGACCCAACTCATTGAAGCGGGGGTCGATGTGGACTTCCCGGTCGTCTTCCGTGCCCTCGCCGGGCTCGACTCCATCGCCCAGGCGGCGGGCCGCTGCAATCGGGAGGGACGACGGGACAGTGCAGTCACTTGGATATTCACTCCCGATCCCGCAGAGCATTCCATCCCACGTGGATACCTCCGGCGGTGCGCTGATGCGGCCGAGCAAATCATCGCCCTCAACCGCTACACAGACCTATTGACCCTGCCAGCGATCGAGCACTACTTTCGACTCCACTACTGGCAGCACAACGATCAGTGGGACGCGAGTGACATCATTGGCCAGTTCAGTCTCGCCAACGAACCCACGCTGCCCCTGCGCTTCAACTTTGCCTCCGTCGCCGAACGCTTCAAGTTCATTCTAGACCTGCAACGACCGATCATTATAGCCAACACCGATAAAGGCCGGGAATTGGTTGAGCGACTTCGTGGTACCGAAGCGGCGGGAACTTTCCCGCCTCGCGATGTAGTGCGCCGCCTACAGCGCCATAGTGTCACCGTGGCCGAGCAGATCTGGAGGGCCGCACTGGCGGACGGCCATCTTGAACTGCTGCATGACCGCTACGCGGTGCTAACCACTCCCGAACTCCACTACAGCCCCAAGATGGGACTTCAACTCGATGCCGCCCCGCTCTATGACCCCAATCTGATTTTCTGTGTATAG
- a CDS encoding tyrosine-type recombinase/integrase, translating into MPIGEEESIPLLLVKPLNVSAIQRVFARVKQQAGVKKRGGIHSLRHAYATHQLEAGIPIHRLQHLLGHQDLHSTLRYVHWVPSKNEGSGPHDLMANLEVDHD; encoded by the coding sequence ATGCCGATAGGTGAGGAGGAGTCCATCCCATTGCTTCTTGTGAAGCCCTTGAATGTGAGTGCTATTCAGCGTGTCTTCGCTCGGGTCAAGCAGCAAGCTGGAGTGAAGAAGCGTGGAGGTATCCACAGTCTACGTCACGCCTATGCCACCCACCAACTCGAAGCCGGTATACCGATCCACCGACTGCAACACCTACTGGGGCATCAGGATTTGCACTCAACACTGCGCTACGTCCACTGGGTACCTAGCAAAAATGAGGGGAGCGGCCCTCATGACCTGATGGCTAATCTGGAAGTGGATCATGACTGA
- a CDS encoding GIY-YIG nuclease family protein: MAKIGTLTLTGASGTEYTFNVYPYGIELKEMGAVYYVSKRTEKADGSGTHTRIYIGQTGDLSERFDDHHKESCFKRHNANCHSIHQESNENTRLKIEKDLIDAYDPPCNG, translated from the coding sequence ATGGCTAAAATAGGGACGCTTACACTTACAGGTGCTTCAGGCACTGAATATACATTCAATGTCTATCCATACGGCATAGAGCTTAAAGAGATGGGTGCTGTCTATTACGTATCGAAAAGAACAGAAAAAGCAGATGGTAGCGGCACACACACCAGGATTTATATTGGGCAAACAGGTGATCTATCAGAAAGATTCGATGATCATCACAAGGAGTCATGTTTCAAGAGACACAATGCAAACTGCCATAGCATCCATCAAGAATCTAATGAAAATACAAGGCTTAAAATAGAAAAAGACCTTATTGACGCATATGATCCACCTTGTAATGGTTAA
- a CDS encoding IS91 family transposase, translating to MGHNAKHHATALGVTCPGSPLNKRQWQVCHHILDCRTEVLGGMKLQCDHCHEPQILYYACRDRHCPRCQKKATEEWSAKQQANVLPVTYHHLVFTLPHLLNPWIAIQPRQLYGLLFESAWSTLNTFGRKRLKGRMGMVAVLHTWGQSLSRHVHLHCLVPGGALSNGRHWQGVKGDYLFPVRALSRHFRGGFVSRLRHGTDTGELPRLKDIRQIKETLNQLMGVEWVVYSKPCLHYTTTVIDYLARYSHRIALSDHRLQGVNDQGKVLLSYKDYRDHDKRKTLPLKPEELIRRFLLHILPKRFMRIRHFGYLANSCRKKCLSQIREVMAMHQESEGEAGTAIEPLFDGYPCPACHEGQLKIIAYLLPRRYEGG from the coding sequence ATTGGTCACAATGCAAAGCATCATGCAACAGCGCTTGGAGTCACATGCCCAGGATCACCCCTGAACAAGCGCCAGTGGCAGGTCTGCCACCACATCCTCGACTGCCGCACCGAAGTCCTTGGGGGAATGAAGCTGCAGTGTGATCACTGCCATGAGCCGCAGATACTCTACTACGCCTGCCGTGACCGCCACTGCCCACGCTGCCAGAAAAAGGCCACCGAAGAGTGGAGCGCGAAGCAACAGGCCAATGTGTTGCCGGTGACCTATCACCACCTGGTGTTCACCCTGCCGCATCTCCTCAACCCCTGGATAGCCATCCAACCGCGGCAGTTATATGGACTGCTGTTTGAATCTGCCTGGAGCACTTTGAATACCTTTGGCCGTAAACGACTGAAGGGTCGTATGGGCATGGTTGCGGTGCTTCATACGTGGGGGCAAAGTCTAAGTCGTCACGTCCATCTTCACTGCCTGGTGCCGGGTGGTGCGTTGAGCAACGGCAGGCATTGGCAGGGCGTTAAAGGCGACTACCTGTTTCCGGTGAGAGCGCTCTCCCGCCACTTTAGAGGAGGCTTTGTCAGCCGGTTGCGACACGGCACTGATACTGGTGAGCTGCCCCGACTGAAAGATATCCGGCAGATTAAGGAGACCCTGAACCAACTCATGGGCGTAGAGTGGGTGGTATACAGCAAACCCTGTCTCCATTACACCACCACGGTGATCGATTATCTGGCCCGTTATAGCCACCGCATCGCACTGAGTGACCATCGACTGCAGGGGGTGAATGACCAGGGCAAAGTGCTCTTGAGTTACAAAGATTACCGGGACCATGACAAACGCAAAACCCTCCCTCTAAAACCTGAAGAGCTGATCCGACGGTTCCTGCTCCATATCCTACCCAAGCGTTTTATGCGTATCCGTCATTTTGGATACTTGGCGAACAGTTGCCGAAAAAAGTGTCTGAGTCAGATCAGGGAAGTGATGGCGATGCATCAAGAGAGTGAAGGCGAGGCCGGGACGGCAATAGAACCGCTCTTTGACGGCTACCCCTGTCCAGCGTGTCACGAGGGACAGCTCAAGATCATTGCGTACTTACTGCCCAGACGCTATGAAGGAGGGTGA
- the cas1c gene encoding type I-C CRISPR-associated endonuclease Cas1c, with protein sequence MKKLLNTLYVTSQGAWLARERENILVRIEQETRLRLPIHTLGAVVCFGQVSASAPLMGLCAERGVALAFLTENGRFLARVHGAVSGNVLLRREQFRRADDPQASADIASILVATKIANSRTVLQRALRDRPNSNESQSLQAAVTHLATLQRGVRGRDDPLDSIRGTEGAAARAYFEVFAHLITHEERCFQFRGRNRRPPMDPVNTLLSFLYTLLRHDVTAALEAVGLDPAVGYLHRDRPGRSGLALDLMEELRAPIADRLALSLINRRQVKGSGFKYEESGAVTMDEKTRKTVLVAYQERKRDNLRHPFLDEDMEIGLIPHVQAQLFARYLRGDLDAYPAYVSR encoded by the coding sequence ATGAAAAAACTACTTAATACCCTCTATGTCACCAGCCAAGGTGCCTGGCTGGCCCGTGAGCGTGAGAATATACTGGTCCGAATCGAACAGGAGACACGTCTGCGCCTGCCAATTCATACCCTTGGCGCCGTGGTCTGTTTTGGGCAGGTATCGGCCAGTGCACCGCTTATGGGGCTCTGTGCCGAACGTGGCGTTGCGCTCGCATTCCTTACGGAAAATGGCCGTTTTCTGGCGCGTGTGCATGGGGCGGTATCAGGAAATGTACTGTTACGTCGTGAGCAGTTCCGGCGTGCTGACGACCCGCAAGCCAGCGCAGATATTGCCTCCATATTGGTTGCGACAAAAATTGCCAACAGCCGCACTGTACTCCAGCGAGCACTGCGTGATCGTCCCAATAGCAATGAAAGCCAGTCCCTGCAGGCTGCTGTAACTCATCTTGCAACGCTGCAGCGAGGTGTACGTGGTCGAGACGACCCTCTCGATTCTATACGTGGCACCGAGGGGGCTGCTGCTAGAGCTTACTTTGAGGTATTTGCTCACCTGATTACCCACGAAGAGCGCTGCTTTCAGTTCAGAGGAAGAAACCGACGTCCGCCGATGGATCCGGTCAATACGCTTCTCTCCTTTCTCTATACCTTATTGCGCCACGATGTTACTGCGGCACTTGAAGCTGTCGGCCTTGATCCGGCAGTCGGTTATCTGCATCGTGATCGACCGGGTCGATCAGGGCTGGCACTCGACCTGATGGAAGAGTTACGTGCCCCCATTGCAGACCGACTGGCACTGAGCTTGATCAATCGGCGACAAGTCAAAGGCAGTGGCTTCAAATACGAAGAGAGTGGGGCTGTCACTATGGATGAAAAAACACGGAAAACTGTACTGGTGGCTTATCAGGAGCGAAAACGTGACAATCTGCGGCACCCTTTTCTAGATGAAGATATGGAGATAGGTTTAATACCTCATGTACAGGCACAGCTGTTTGCTCGTTATCTTCGCGGTGATCTCGACGCATATCCGGCCTATGTCTCACGTTAA
- the cas4 gene encoding CRISPR-associated protein Cas4: protein MDTFKDDDLLPISALQHYAYCPRQFALIHLEQIWEENRFTAEGQLLHQRVNSGETETRGDLHIARTLRLRSTRLGLTGIADVVEFYRTERGGVKLHGCSGAWQPLPVEYKRGRSKTDDWDRLQLCAQAFCLEEVFETTIQEGAIFYGKPRRREQVSFDAELRSKTQLLCSQMHTLWGARNTPMADPSAKCDHCSLQQRCLPVHGQAKAYLHRVLDL, encoded by the coding sequence TTGGATACTTTCAAAGACGATGACCTTCTACCCATCTCCGCACTACAGCACTATGCCTACTGTCCTCGTCAGTTCGCACTGATCCACCTTGAGCAGATCTGGGAAGAGAACCGTTTTACTGCTGAAGGCCAATTGCTGCACCAGCGGGTAAACAGTGGCGAGACTGAAACACGAGGAGACCTCCATATTGCACGAACCCTGCGTTTGCGATCCACTAGATTGGGGCTGACAGGTATTGCCGATGTAGTGGAGTTTTATCGCACAGAGCGGGGAGGGGTAAAGCTTCATGGTTGCTCGGGTGCTTGGCAACCTCTCCCGGTTGAGTACAAGCGTGGTCGTTCTAAGACGGATGACTGGGATCGACTGCAGCTCTGCGCCCAGGCCTTCTGTCTGGAGGAGGTGTTCGAAACGACTATTCAGGAAGGAGCTATCTTTTACGGCAAGCCGCGCAGACGTGAACAGGTCTCATTTGATGCTGAACTGCGCAGTAAAACTCAACTACTCTGTAGTCAAATGCACACTCTCTGGGGGGCGCGAAACACACCCATGGCAGACCCCAGCGCAAAATGTGACCACTGCTCTCTACAGCAGCGGTGCCTGCCGGTACACGGCCAAGCCAAGGCGTATCTTCACAGGGTGCTGGATTTATGA